A genomic window from Chloroflexota bacterium includes:
- a CDS encoding magnesium transporter: MTTYLSQILGKPVWNARGERLGRCADVLVAGAETPFPFVRALALRNGQEPRLIPAEAIAWLSPSIILNIVEPPVYEKRGDELWLARQVLDRQIVDIEGRRLVRVNDLQLARTCPGGPYCLAGVDIGTRGLLRRLGLEAPLSLLFKFLHREPAEAIIPWSEVAPLQADAPIRLRISHDKISEMHPADIADIIEDLDRPMGQALLQTLDNETIADTMEELEPELQASILGTLPPERAADVLEEMGPDEAADVLADLRPTDRAKLLDLMEDEDASEVEKLLAYPEESAGGIMTTEYVTIPMNLTVSEALDYLRHSPAAQEDEALYYIYVLNEQHKLQGVISLRELVLASPDEPVAEIMETDVIKVGPFEPQSEVARLVAKYNLLAIPVLDEHNVMLGIVTVDDALDHVLPTAWKKRLPRFF, from the coding sequence ATGACCACGTATTTGAGCCAAATCCTGGGCAAGCCAGTCTGGAATGCGCGTGGTGAACGTCTGGGACGTTGCGCTGATGTGCTGGTAGCGGGAGCAGAGACCCCTTTTCCATTCGTGCGCGCCCTTGCCCTGCGCAATGGACAAGAGCCGCGTCTCATCCCGGCAGAAGCTATCGCTTGGCTGAGCCCCTCCATTATCCTCAATATCGTTGAGCCCCCGGTCTATGAAAAACGCGGGGATGAACTCTGGCTGGCCCGCCAGGTCCTAGATCGCCAGATCGTGGACATCGAGGGACGGCGACTAGTGCGTGTGAACGATTTGCAACTTGCCCGAACCTGTCCCGGCGGCCCCTATTGTCTGGCCGGCGTCGACATTGGCACACGTGGTCTGTTGCGCCGTTTGGGGCTGGAAGCTCCACTCTCCTTGCTGTTCAAATTCCTCCACCGCGAGCCGGCAGAAGCCATCATCCCTTGGAGCGAAGTGGCGCCACTGCAGGCAGACGCCCCCATCCGCCTGCGCATCTCGCACGACAAGATCAGCGAAATGCACCCTGCCGACATCGCGGACATCATCGAAGACCTCGACCGCCCCATGGGTCAGGCTTTGCTGCAAACCCTCGACAACGAAACCATTGCCGATACCATGGAAGAACTCGAGCCCGAACTGCAGGCAAGCATCTTGGGCACGCTGCCCCCAGAGCGTGCCGCCGACGTGCTGGAGGAGATGGGCCCCGATGAAGCAGCGGACGTGTTGGCCGACCTGCGCCCCACCGACCGTGCCAAACTCCTGGATCTCATGGAGGATGAGGACGCCAGCGAGGTGGAAAAACTGCTGGCGTACCCGGAAGAGTCTGCTGGGGGCATCATGACCACGGAGTACGTTACCATCCCCATGAATTTGACGGTGAGCGAAGCGCTGGATTACCTGCGCCACTCGCCTGCCGCACAGGAAGACGAGGCCCTGTATTATATTTATGTACTAAACGAGCAGCACAAGTTACAGGGCGTGATTAGTCTGCGCGAACTTGTCCTAGCGTCACCGGATGAGCCTGTAGCCGAGATCATGGAAACAGATGTGATCAAAGTGGGTCCATTCGAGCCGCAGAGCGAGGTGGCGCGACTGGTCGCCAAGTACAATTTGCTGGCCATCCCAGTCCTGGACGAGCACAATGTCATGCTCGGCATTGTCACCGTGGACGATGCGCTGGATCACGTCCTTCCCACTGCCTGGAAGAAGCGGCTGCCCCGCTTTTTCTAA